Proteins encoded within one genomic window of Brassica rapa cultivar Chiifu-401-42 chromosome A09, CAAS_Brap_v3.01, whole genome shotgun sequence:
- the LOC103840251 gene encoding uncharacterized protein LOC103840251, translating to MGLVVVISLPLIFFCLLLGFGCYFLGKTRGRREIHTNPQVYGAPAPPPGAIISAASSPPLSPRTKPDNSHNV from the coding sequence ATGGGGTTGGTGGTGGTCATATCTCTTCCTCTAATTTTCTTCTGCCTTCTTCTCGGATTCGGCTGCTACTTTCTTGGCAAAACTCGTGGCCGTCGTGAGATCCATACAAATCCCCAGGTGTATGGAGCTCCTGCTCCGCCTCCTGGTGCAATCATCTCCGCAGCCTCCTCTCCGCCCTTGTCTCCTCGCACCAAGCCCGACAACTCCCACAACGTATAA
- the LOC103840252 gene encoding photosystem I reaction center subunit III, chloroplastic, whose protein sequence is MSLTIPTNLVLNPRSNKSLTQSLPKSTARFVCSDDKSATQQQSMKAFSAAVALSSILLSAPMPAVADISGLTPCKESKQFAKREKQQIKKLQSSLKLYAPESAPALALNAQIEKTKRRFDNYGKYGLLCGADGLPHLIVNGDQRHWGEFITPGLLFLYIAGWIGWVGRSYLIAISDEKKPAMKEIIIDVPLASRLIFRGFIWPVAAYRALLNGDLIAKDV, encoded by the exons ATGTCGCTCACGATCCCGACGAACCTCGTTCTCAACCCGAGATCCAACAAATCTCTCACTCAATCCTTGCCTAAATCCACCGCGAGATTCGTTTGCTCCGATGACAAATCCGCGACGCAGCAACAGTCCATGAAGGCTTTCTCCGCCGCAGTCGCTCTCTCTTCCATCCTCCTATCAGCTCCGATGCCAGCCGTCGCTGATATCTCGGGGTTGACACCTTGCAAGGAGTCGAAACAGTTCGCCAAGAGGGAGAAGCAACAGATCAAGAAGCTTCAATCATCTCTTAAGCTCTACGCTCCTGAAAGTGCTCCTGCTCTTGCTCTTAACGCTCAGATCGAGAAGACCAAACGCAG GTTCGACAACTACGGCAAGTATGGACTTCTCTGTGGCGCAGACGGTCTACCCCACCTGATAGTGAACGGAGACCAGCGGCATTGGGGAGAGTTCATAACTCCAGGCCTTCTCTTCCTTTACATTGCTGGATGGATCGGGTGGGTTGGACGAAGCTACTTGATAGCAATCAGCGATGAGAAGAAACCAGCAATGAAAGAGATCATCATTGATGTTCCATTGGCTAGTCGCCTCATCTTCCGTGGTTTCATTTGGCCTGTTGCTGCTTACAGAGCGTTACTCAATGGCGATCTCATTGCCAAGGATGtctag
- the LOC103840354 gene encoding uncharacterized protein LOC103840354: MKKFLKQFGFGYDVIHVCKNDCILYRKEFEDAVSCPRCSESRWEKDKQTGEEKKGIPVKVLRYFPIKDRFRRMFRSKRLAEDLCWHSTNASEDGTMRHPVDSLTWAQINNKWPEFAAEARNLRLGISTDGMNPFSIQNTKHSTWPVLLVNYNMAPTKCMRSENIMLTMLIPGPTAPSNNIDVYLQPLIEDLHDLWTEGMEVYDSFKKESFTLRAMLMWSITDYPGLGTLAGCKVKGKQACNVCGKGTPHRWLKFSRKHVYMENWKRLRPSHPYRRRKGWFDNTVEVGTANRIQSGCDIFDSLKDFKNDFGKPLPKKSKRKRIEGGEDDVLSADDREEDDDLWRWKKKSIFFDLPYWKDMPVRHNIDVMHVEKNVSDALLSILMHSAKSKDGLKARKDLEEMGIRSNLHTQARGKKTYLPPAAYWLSKEEKRKFCRRLSNFRGPDGYCANIANCVSLDPPSIGGMKSHDHHVLMQNLLPVALRGLLPKGPRIAVTRICNFFNRICQRILDPEMLLALETEIVETMCQLERFFPPALFDIMFHLPLHLAREARLGGPVHFRWMYPFER, encoded by the exons ATGAAGAAATTTCTGAAACAGTTTGGTTTTGGGTATGATGTCATCCACGTATGCAAGAATGACTGCATTTTGTATAGAAAAGAGTTTGAGGATGCAGTCAGCTGTCCAAGATGTAGTGAATCAAGATGGGAGAAGGATAAGCAGACTGGTGAGGAGAAGAAAGGGATTCCTGTTAAGGTGCTTAGGTATTTTCCGATTAAAGACAGGTTCAGGAGAATGTTTAGATCAAAGCGGTTGGCAGAGGACTTGTGTTGGCACTCCACTAATGCTTCTGAAGATGGAACTATGCGTCATCCAGTAGATTCATTGACTTGGGCTCAGATAAACAACAAATGGCCAGAGTTCGCTGCTGAAGCAAGAAACCTAAGACTAGGAATTTCAACAGATGGCATGAATCCGTTCTCTATCCAGAACACGAAGCATAGCACATGGCCTGTTCTATTAGTCAACTACAATATGGCTCCGACAAAGTGTATGAGGTCCGAGAACATCATGTTGACAATGTTGATACCTGGTCCAACCGCACCTAGCAACAACATTGATGTATATCTACAGCCATTGATAGAGGACTTGCATGATTTGTGGACAGAAGGTATGGAAGTTTATGATTCGTTTAAGAAGGAGAGTTTTACACTTAGAGCTATGTTGATGTGGAGTATCACCGACTATCCTGGTTTAGGCACATTAGCTGGGTGTAAAGTGAAAGGGAAGCAAGCGTGTAATGTCTGCGGGAAGGGTACACCTCATAGGTGGCTAAAGTTTAGTCGCAAACATGTTTACATGGAGAACTGGAAGCGGCTCAGGCCTAGTCATCCTTATAGAAGAAGGAAAGGATGGTTTGACAATACAGTGGAGGTTGGTACTGCAAATAGGATTCAGAGTGGCTGCGATATATTTGACAGTCTTAAGGACTTTAAAAACGATTTTGGGAAACCTTTACCTAAGAAGAGTAAGCGGAAAAGGATAGAAGGAGGTGAAGATGATGTTCTTTCAGCTGACGACcgtgaggaagatgatgatctGTGGCGGTGGaagaaaaaatctattttcTTTGACTTACCTTATTGGAAG GATATGCCTGTGAGGCATAACATCGACGTCATGCACGTCGAGAAGAACGTGTCTGATGCGTTGTTGTCTATACTGATGCATAGTGCGAAATCTAAGGATGGACTGAAAGCAAGAAAGGATTTAGAAGAGATGGGTATTAGAAGCAACTTACATACACAAGCTAGGGGGAAGAAAACTTACTTGCCTCCAGCTGCGTATTGGCTTTCAaaggaagagaaaagaaagtTCTGCCGAAGGTTATCCAACTTCAGAGGCCCTGATGGATACTGTGCCAATATAGCTAACTGTGTCTCACTGGATCCTCCTTCTATTGGCGGCATGAAGTCACATGATCATCATGTTCTTATGCAGAATCTCTTACCAGTAGCGTTGAGAGGTTTACTTCCAAAAGGACCTCGGATAGCAGTGACTCGCATATGCAATTTCTTCAACAGAATCTGCCAACGCATTCTTGATCCAGAGATGCTACTTGCACTAGAAACAGAGATCGTGGAGACAATGTGCCAGCTAGAGAGATTCTTCCCACCTGCATTATTTGATATCATGTTTCACCTTCCACTGCATCTGGCAAGAGAAGCACGCTTAGGTGGCCCTGTCCACTTCAGGTGGATGTACCCATTCGAGAGGTAA